A stretch of the Comamonas testosteroni TK102 genome encodes the following:
- a CDS encoding NCS1 family nucleobase:cation symporter-1 has protein sequence MHVSDVFNKSLHRLAETGVHGGKFDWLHELWQQTHGCRLASSVAVNNGRQTWSYSAEMRPWQRGSTVHPDGRRHMNNLVLDTHGESLTSGANTTSHKRDKGLPAGVSPALYNHDLAPTSKQGRTWGSYSLFTLWANDVHSLGNYAFAIGLFTLGLGGHQILMALLLGAAFLFVLLSLSGFMGTRTGIPFPVMSRISFGTRGAQIPALIRGGVAIAWFGIQTYLASMVLDVMLITLFPGLQPLKEQVVLGLPLLGWISFSILWVVQVLIACWGMESIRKYEAFAGPVILLTFIALAGWIFHSAKWTLHWSAPFASSGGAMWLQILGAASLWVAIYGTFVLNFCDFTRAATSSSAVVKGNFWGIPINMLIFGLIVVILTGGQLAIDGTLIQSPTDIVQNIPNKPLLMLASLSLLILTVAVNLMANFVAPALALANLMPRHLNFRRAALVSAVLGFVILPWNLYNSPLVIVYFLGGLGSFLGPLFGIVMADYWLIRKQRVNVPALYTHDPAGPYHYRNGINPKAIQALIPSSLISLLFAFLPTLQSLSQFSWFIAAGLGALFYWMVAPKGLTYEDQDGEAISVASAKH, from the coding sequence ATGCATGTCAGCGATGTGTTCAACAAATCGCTGCACAGACTTGCTGAAACAGGTGTTCATGGGGGCAAATTCGATTGGCTTCATGAGCTTTGGCAGCAAACGCATGGCTGCAGGCTTGCATCGTCTGTAGCCGTTAATAACGGTAGACAAACATGGTCTTACTCAGCCGAAATGAGGCCATGGCAAAGGGGCTCCACGGTGCACCCTGATGGAAGGCGGCATATGAACAACCTAGTACTGGACACCCATGGTGAGTCATTGACCTCGGGAGCCAACACCACAAGCCATAAGCGCGATAAAGGCCTGCCGGCCGGGGTTTCTCCCGCGCTGTACAACCATGATCTGGCTCCCACCTCGAAACAGGGACGCACCTGGGGCAGCTACAGCCTGTTCACCCTCTGGGCCAACGATGTTCACAGCCTTGGCAACTACGCCTTTGCCATCGGTCTTTTCACGCTTGGACTCGGTGGACATCAGATCCTGATGGCACTGCTGCTGGGTGCCGCATTTCTGTTCGTACTACTGTCCCTCTCCGGCTTTATGGGGACCCGTACAGGAATCCCTTTTCCGGTGATGAGCCGTATCAGCTTTGGTACACGCGGCGCTCAGATTCCTGCACTGATCCGCGGCGGAGTCGCCATTGCGTGGTTTGGCATTCAAACCTATCTGGCATCCATGGTGCTCGACGTGATGCTGATCACGCTGTTTCCCGGCTTACAGCCGCTGAAAGAGCAAGTCGTGCTGGGCCTGCCATTGCTGGGCTGGATCAGCTTTTCCATCCTGTGGGTTGTGCAGGTGCTCATTGCCTGCTGGGGCATGGAGAGCATACGAAAGTACGAGGCCTTTGCGGGACCGGTGATTCTGCTGACCTTCATTGCCCTGGCAGGATGGATCTTCCATAGCGCAAAATGGACCTTACATTGGTCTGCCCCGTTTGCAAGCAGCGGCGGAGCCATGTGGCTGCAGATCCTGGGCGCTGCTTCGCTATGGGTGGCGATCTACGGGACCTTCGTGCTGAACTTCTGTGATTTCACACGCGCCGCCACCTCAAGCAGCGCCGTGGTGAAAGGCAATTTCTGGGGCATTCCGATCAATATGCTGATCTTCGGCTTGATCGTGGTCATCCTGACGGGCGGCCAGCTTGCCATCGACGGCACGCTGATTCAAAGCCCGACCGACATCGTCCAGAACATTCCCAATAAGCCGCTGTTGATGTTGGCCAGTCTTTCGCTGCTGATCTTGACCGTTGCCGTGAACCTGATGGCCAATTTCGTGGCTCCTGCCCTGGCACTGGCCAACCTCATGCCCAGGCATCTGAACTTTCGCCGGGCAGCTCTTGTCAGCGCAGTCCTCGGCTTCGTGATCCTGCCCTGGAACCTCTACAACTCTCCGCTGGTCATCGTCTACTTCCTGGGCGGACTAGGTTCATTTCTGGGTCCGCTGTTCGGCATCGTGATGGCCGACTATTGGCTGATCCGCAAACAGCGTGTGAATGTGCCGGCGCTCTATACACACGACCCTGCAGGCCCTTATCACTACCGCAATGGCATCAATCCCAAGGCAATTCAGGCCCTGATTCCCTCGTCCCTGATCTCGCTGTTATTTGCGTTCCTGCCGACGTTGCAATCGCTGTCCCAGTTCTCCTGGTTCATCGCAGCCGGACTAGGCGCCCTGTTCTATTGGATGGTTGCACCCAAAGGCCTCACCTACGAAGACCAGGATGGCGAAGCCATTTCCGTAGCCTCCGCCAAGCACTGA
- a CDS encoding aspartate/glutamate racemase family protein has protein sequence MRILIVNVNTTESMTHAIGMQAQKVAAPGTEIVALTPRFGAESVEGNFESYLAAVGVMDAVMSYGQSFDAVIQAGYGEHGREGLQELLDVPVVDITEAAATAAMFLGHKYSVVTTLDRAVPLIEDRLKLAGLNDRCASVRASGMAVLELETQPERAVEAIVRQAGLAVSEDHAEVICLGCGGMAELDAKIRELTGVPVVDGVAAAVAIAESLVRLGLSTSKVRTYAPPRTKRVTGFPFTGHTPTARIFANGSKSLAPVKQAS, from the coding sequence ATGCGCATTTTGATCGTGAACGTGAATACCACCGAGTCGATGACCCATGCCATCGGCATGCAGGCTCAGAAAGTGGCTGCGCCAGGCACGGAGATAGTCGCTCTGACCCCGCGCTTTGGGGCCGAATCGGTTGAGGGGAATTTCGAGAGCTATCTTGCCGCGGTCGGAGTTATGGATGCGGTGATGAGCTATGGCCAATCCTTTGACGCCGTCATTCAAGCTGGCTACGGTGAGCATGGCCGCGAAGGCCTGCAGGAGTTGCTGGATGTTCCCGTGGTGGATATCACCGAGGCTGCGGCCACGGCTGCCATGTTCCTGGGCCACAAATACTCTGTGGTCACGACGCTGGATCGCGCTGTGCCATTGATCGAGGATCGACTCAAGCTCGCAGGCCTGAACGACCGCTGCGCATCGGTTCGCGCCAGTGGCATGGCTGTGCTGGAGCTGGAGACCCAACCCGAGCGTGCGGTCGAAGCGATTGTTCGCCAGGCTGGCCTTGCCGTCAGCGAAGACCATGCGGAAGTCATTTGCCTTGGCTGTGGAGGTATGGCCGAACTGGATGCCAAGATCCGCGAACTCACCGGTGTGCCGGTAGTCGATGGTGTGGCTGCTGCCGTGGCCATTGCTGAGTCGCTCGTGCGTCTGGGCCTGAGCACATCCAAGGTGCGGACCTACGCCCCGCCCCGCACCAAGCGTGTGACGGGCTTCCCCTTCACGGGTCACACCCCTACTGCCCGGATTTTTGCGAATGGTTCCAAGTCTCTTGCTCCAGTCAAGCAAGCGTCTTAA